In Molothrus aeneus isolate 106 chromosome 4, BPBGC_Maene_1.0, whole genome shotgun sequence, the following are encoded in one genomic region:
- the LOC136555651 gene encoding toll-like receptor 6, which yields MRSLTNIYVLTCAFTFTLCNNIQPTVEDEFIANYSNSLLTNVPKTMPVRTQVLDLSHNRISGLSISEFINLSDLQVLNLSHNLIAVLDFSVFIFNENLEYLDLSHNNISKFSCLTLAYLRHLDLSFNKFTALPICQEFGNMFHLEYLGLSATMIRASDFRYIKHLQLHTVFLNLGNFSLYEPQSLTVLTTRNLHIAFAEDQNFIFPLLYDGMSTSENLEIVNLRYTLSYKDFPSPSLMLLKKIKTTTLILDAVDLQWAIILQIFMLIWYSPVEHLTVRNLTFRGPLEELTEYAFLPLLSSVEQLISLDGSMKALTLEHVRNKVYYFNQEILYRQFSEMNIANLTIADAYMPHMLCPNRTSSFQYLNFSHNALTDELFQNCDTLVDLKLLILQKNKFESLRKVSFMTSRMKSLQYLDMSNNLLRHDGAGVQCQWAESLAELDLSSNQLVDAVFECLPANVKKLSLRNNQISNVPSGVAELKSLEELNLASNRLADLPGCSSFTSLQFLNVEMNSILTPSADFFQSCPRVRELQAGHNPFKCSCELQAFIQLERHSGGKLFGWPAAYVCEYPEGLRGTELKDFHLSPLACNTTLLLVTALLLTLLLVAAVAFLCIYLDVLWYVRMTWQWTQTKRRAWHNPPADQEAILQFHAFISYSERDSPWVKNELIPNLERGEGSVQLCQHERNFIPGKSIVENIINCIEKSYRSIFVLSPNFVQSEWCHYELYFAHHKLFSENSNSLILILLEPIPPYLIPARYHKLKALMAKRTYMEWPKERSKRALFWANLRAAISINLPISSEAND from the coding sequence ATGAGATCCCTCACAAATATCTATGTCTTAACTTGTGCCTTTACATTCACACTATGCAATAATATTCAGCCAACTGTAGAAGATGAATTTATTGCAAATTATTCAAACAGTTTGCTAACTAATGTTCCAAAAACCATGCCAGTCCGTACTCAAGTATTAGATTTATCACATAATAGGATCTCTGGACTTAGTATCTCAGAATTTATTAATCTTTCTGACCTTCAAGTATTAAATCTTTCTCATAATCTAATTGCAGTGCTTGACTTTAGTGtcttcatttttaatgaaaatttagaATACTTAGATTTATCTCATAAtaacatttcaaaattttccTGTCTAACTCTTGCATATCTTAGACATTTAGATCTTTCTTTCAATAAATTTACTGCCCTGCCCATCTGTCAGGAATTTGGGAACATGTTTCATTTGGAGTACCTTGGATTAAGTGCTACGATGATACGAGCATCAGACTTCAGGTATATCAAACATTTGCAGCTGCACACTGTCTTCCTGAACTTGGGAAACTTTTCACTGTATGAGCCTCAGAGTCTGACAGTCTTGACTACAAGGAATCTCCACATTGCTTTTGCAGAAGACcaaaacttcattttccccctcctgTATGATGGAATGAGCACTTCAGAAAACTTAGAAATAGTTAACTTAAGATATACCTTGAGTTACAAAGATTTCCCCTCTCCATCTTTAATGCTCCTGAAGAAAATCAAGACAACAACTCTCATACTTGATGCTGTGGACTTACAATGGGCTATCATCCTACAAATTTTCATGCTTATTTGGTATTCACCTGTGGAACATTTGACTGTGAGAAATTTGACTTTTAGGGGACCACTGGAGGAGCTGACTGAATATGCATTTCTACCCTTATTAAGCTCTGTGGAACAATTAATCTCTTTGGATGGCTCCATGAAAGCATTAACTTTGGAGCATGTTCGTAATAAGGTTTATTATTTCAACCAGGAGATTCTATACAGACAGTTTTCAGAGATGAATATTGCCAATTTGACAATAGCTGATGCATATATGCCACATATGCTTTGCCCCAATAGAACAAGctcatttcagtatttaaatttttctcacAATGCCCTGACAGATGAATTGTTCCAGAATTGCGACACTCTCGTGGATCTTAAATTACTTATTTTGCAGAAGAATAAATTTGAGAGCCTTCGCAAAGTAAGCTTCATGACGAGCCGTATGAAATCCCTGCAATACCTGGACATGAGCAACAACCTGCTGCGCCACGATGGAGCTGGCGTGCAGTGCCAGTGGGCCGAGtctctggcagagctggaccTGTCCTCCAATCAGTTGGTGGATGCTGTGTTTGAGTGCTTGCCAGCCAACGTCAAAAAACTCAGCCTACGAAACAATCAGATCAGCAATGTCCCCAGCGGGGTGGCGGAGCTGAAATCCTTGGAGGAGCTGAACCTGGCATCGAACAGGCTGGCCGACCTGCcgggctgcagcagcttcacGTCCCTGCAGTTCCTGAACGTGGAGATGAATTCGATCCTCACCCCATCTGCTGACTTCTTCCAGAGCTGCCCGAgggtcagggagctgcaggccgGGCACAACCCGTTCAAGTGTTCCTGTGAGCTGCAAGCCTTTATCCAGCTGGAGAGGCACTCGGGGGGGAAGCTGTTTGGCTGGCCGGCGGCCTACGTGTGCGAGTACCCAGAGGGCTTGCGAGGGACGGAGCTCAAGGACTTCCACCTGAGCCCGCTGGCTTGCAACACGACGCTGCTGCTtgtgacagctctgctgctgacactgctgctggtggctgcgGTGGCCTTCCTGTGCATCTACCTGGATGTGCTGTGGTACGTGCGGATGACGTGGCAGTGGACGCAGACGAAGCGCAGAGCTTGGCACAACCCCCCCGCAGATCAGGAGGCCATTCTGCAATTCCACGCCTTCATCTCCTACAGCGAGCGCGATTCGCCGTGGGTGAAGAACGAGCTGATCCCGAACCTGGAGAGGGGGGAGGGCAGCGTGCAACTGTGCCAGCACGAGAGAAACTTTATCCCCGGCAAGAGCATTGTGGAGAACATCATTAACTGCATTGAGAAGAGCTACAGGTCGATCTTTGTGTTGTCTCCCAACTTTGTGCAGAGTGAGTGGTGTCACTATGAGCTGTACTTTGCCCATCACAAGTTATTCAGTGAGAATTCCAACAGCTTAATCCTGATTTTACTGGAGCCCATCCCTCCGTACCTTATCCCTGCCAGGTATCACAAGCTGAAAGCTCTCATGGCAAAGCGCACCTACATGGAGTGGCCGAAGGAGAGGAGCAAGCGCGCCCTATTCTGGGCCAACCTCAGGGCAGCCATTAGCATTAACCTGCCAATATCCAGTGAAGCAAATGATTAG